A single region of the Streptomyces sp. NBC_00425 genome encodes:
- a CDS encoding metallopeptidase family protein — protein sequence MLEMTREEFEELVAEALDRIPPELTRLMDNVAVFVEDEPPADDPELLGLYEGTPLTDRGEWYAGVLPDRITIYRGPTLRMCESRAEVVAETEVTVVHEIAHHFGIDDARLHALGYG from the coding sequence GTGCTGGAGATGACGCGCGAGGAGTTCGAGGAACTGGTGGCCGAGGCGCTTGACCGGATTCCGCCGGAGCTGACGCGGCTGATGGACAACGTCGCGGTGTTCGTCGAGGACGAACCGCCGGCGGACGATCCCGAGCTGCTCGGGCTGTACGAGGGGACCCCGCTCACCGATCGCGGTGAGTGGTACGCCGGGGTGCTGCCGGACCGGATCACGATCTACCGGGGGCCGACGCTGCGGATGTGCGAGTCCCGGGCGGAGGTGGTCGCGGAGACCGAGGTGACGGTGGTGCACGAGATCGCCCACCACTTCGGCATCGACGACGCCCGGCTGCACGCCCTCGGGTACGGCTGA
- a CDS encoding GntR family transcriptional regulator yields MSDTEESDAVLDPMSARPLYVQLADVIAKKIGAGELAPDRPIPSENHLADEYGVARLTARRAAQELRERGLIVTVRGKGSFVVEQPSGDAPEEGEPDA; encoded by the coding sequence ATGAGCGATACAGAAGAGTCGGACGCCGTCTTGGACCCGATGAGCGCGCGGCCCCTCTACGTGCAGCTGGCCGACGTCATCGCCAAGAAGATCGGCGCTGGGGAGCTGGCTCCGGACAGGCCGATCCCCTCGGAGAACCACCTCGCCGACGAGTACGGCGTGGCGCGGCTCACTGCACGGAGGGCCGCACAGGAACTCCGCGAGCGCGGACTGATCGTCACAGTGCGCGGCAAGGGATCCTTCGTCGTCGAGCAGCCGTCCGGCGACGCGCCCGAGGAGGGCGAACCGGACGCCTGA
- a CDS encoding M23 family metallopeptidase encodes MASNPPAPEAPYAPAQPSTETFGYGGYRTGEGPWEEWNPTAESIRPVRGKHRVAKQRGGGFARSSTVLGVGVIAAVSAGGMASANTGKAPVSISMPDLPGVGSLISDDTPAPEAAPALASFGSETAVDTDAGAGVDQSVADAGEALRSRIMAQAESQKTQVEVKAAAAAAKAKADAVVKAEKEAEAKAAAAKKKAAEEAAAKVEAARLAELAKQYTLPTSSYTITSTFGQAGSLWSSGYHTGLDFAAPTGTLIKAVHSGTITEAGWAGAYGYRTIMTLDDGTELWFCHQSSISVSVGQKVATGDVIGRVGATGNVTGAHLHLEVHANGNAEGIDPAAWLRSKGLNP; translated from the coding sequence GTGGCGTCCAACCCGCCTGCCCCCGAGGCCCCGTACGCGCCGGCCCAGCCCTCCACCGAGACCTTCGGCTATGGCGGCTACCGCACCGGCGAGGGCCCCTGGGAGGAATGGAACCCCACCGCGGAGTCCATTCGCCCGGTGCGCGGCAAGCACCGCGTCGCCAAGCAGCGCGGCGGCGGATTCGCCCGCAGCTCCACCGTCCTCGGTGTCGGCGTCATAGCCGCCGTGAGCGCGGGCGGGATGGCCAGCGCCAACACCGGCAAGGCCCCGGTCTCCATCTCCATGCCGGACCTGCCGGGCGTGGGCTCGCTGATCTCCGACGACACGCCCGCCCCGGAAGCCGCGCCCGCCCTGGCGAGCTTCGGCTCCGAGACCGCCGTCGACACCGATGCCGGCGCCGGCGTCGATCAGAGCGTCGCCGACGCCGGCGAGGCCCTGCGCAGCCGGATCATGGCCCAGGCCGAGTCGCAGAAGACCCAGGTCGAGGTCAAGGCCGCCGCGGCGGCCGCCAAGGCGAAGGCCGACGCCGTCGTCAAGGCCGAGAAGGAGGCGGAGGCCAAGGCCGCCGCCGCGAAGAAGAAGGCCGCCGAGGAGGCCGCCGCCAAGGTCGAGGCCGCGCGCCTGGCCGAGCTGGCCAAGCAGTACACGCTGCCGACCTCCTCGTACACCATCACCTCGACGTTCGGCCAGGCCGGCTCTCTGTGGTCCTCCGGCTACCACACCGGACTCGACTTCGCCGCGCCCACCGGCACCCTCATCAAGGCCGTCCACAGCGGCACCATCACCGAGGCCGGCTGGGCCGGCGCCTACGGCTACCGCACCATCATGACCCTGGACGACGGCACCGAACTCTGGTTCTGCCACCAGTCGTCGATCAGCGTCAGCGTCGGCCAGAAGGTCGCCACCGGTGACGTGATCGGCCGCGTCGGCGCCACCGGGAACGTCACCGGGGCGCACCTGCACCTCGAGGTCCACGCGAACGGCAACGCCGAAGGCATCGACCCGGCGGCCTGGCTGCGCAGCAAGGGCCTCAACCCCTGA
- a CDS encoding DEAD/DEAH box helicase: MSISSTDHAVMPENDGATIDEAAIEVTEAAEASVETPELTFADLGLPEGVVRKLAQNGVTSPFPIQAATIPDALAGKDILGRGRTGSGKTLSFGLPTLATLAGGHTEKRKPRAVILTPTRELAMQVADALQPYGDVLGLKMKVVCGGTSMSNQIYALERGVDILVATPGRLRDIINRGACSLENVQIAVLDEADQMSDLGFLPEVTELLDQIPGGGQRMLFSATMENEISTLVKRYLSNPVTHEVDSAQGNVTTMSHHILIVKPKDKAPVTSAIASRKGRTIIFVRTQLGADRIAEQLRDAGVKADALHGGMTQGARTRTLADFKDGYVNALVATDVAARGIHVDGIDLVLNVDPAGDHKDYLHRAGRTARAGRTGTVVSLSLPHQRRQIFRLMEDAGVDAGRHIIQGGAAFDPAVAEITGARSMTEVQAESAGNAAQQAEREVSELTKELERAQRRATELREEADRLVARVARERGEDPEAAVVASAEAVVEQDAVVEAPAEAAVAVVTEQPAERPAYEPRQRRDERGNYERRDDRRDDRGGRSFERRDHDRGGFNRGDRGGFNRDDRGGRSFERRDDRRDDRGGRSFERRDDRGGFNRDRDNNRGDRGGFNRDDRGGRSFERRDDRPSGGFRRDDRRDERPSGGFRRDDRPSGGFNRDRRDERPSGGFRRDDRQSGGFNRDRRDERPSTHRGSDRPFNRDRQGDRPGFRSGGHERPYGRRDDHRGTAPGAGRRDDKPRWKRNG; the protein is encoded by the coding sequence ATGTCCATTTCCAGTACTGATCACGCCGTCATGCCCGAGAACGACGGCGCGACGATCGACGAAGCGGCGATCGAGGTCACCGAGGCCGCCGAGGCCTCCGTCGAGACCCCCGAGCTCACCTTCGCCGACCTCGGTCTCCCCGAGGGCGTCGTGCGCAAGCTCGCGCAGAACGGCGTGACCAGCCCCTTCCCGATCCAGGCCGCGACCATCCCGGACGCCCTGGCCGGCAAGGACATCCTCGGCCGTGGCCGCACCGGCTCCGGCAAGACCCTCTCCTTCGGTCTGCCGACCCTGGCCACGCTGGCCGGCGGGCACACCGAGAAGCGCAAGCCGCGCGCCGTCATCCTCACGCCGACGCGTGAGCTGGCGATGCAGGTCGCGGACGCGCTGCAGCCCTACGGCGACGTCCTCGGCCTGAAGATGAAGGTCGTCTGCGGCGGTACGTCGATGAGCAACCAGATCTACGCCCTGGAGCGCGGCGTCGACATCCTCGTCGCCACCCCGGGCCGACTGCGCGACATCATCAACCGCGGCGCCTGCTCCCTCGAGAACGTGCAGATCGCCGTCCTCGACGAGGCCGACCAGATGTCCGACCTGGGCTTCCTGCCCGAGGTCACCGAGCTGCTCGACCAGATCCCCGGCGGCGGCCAGCGGATGCTGTTCTCCGCCACGATGGAGAACGAGATCTCCACGCTGGTCAAGCGCTACCTGAGCAACCCGGTCACGCACGAGGTCGACAGCGCCCAGGGCAACGTCACGACCATGTCGCACCACATCCTGATCGTGAAGCCGAAGGACAAGGCGCCGGTCACCTCCGCGATCGCCTCGCGCAAGGGCCGCACCATCATCTTCGTCCGCACCCAGCTGGGCGCCGACCGTATCGCCGAGCAGCTGCGCGACGCCGGTGTGAAGGCGGACGCGCTGCACGGCGGCATGACCCAGGGCGCGCGTACCCGCACGCTGGCCGACTTCAAGGACGGTTACGTCAACGCGCTCGTCGCGACCGACGTCGCCGCCCGCGGCATCCACGTGGACGGCATCGACCTGGTCCTGAACGTGGACCCGGCCGGCGACCACAAGGACTACCTGCACCGCGCGGGCCGCACGGCGCGCGCCGGCCGCACCGGCACGGTCGTCTCGCTCTCGCTGCCGCACCAGCGCCGTCAGATCTTCCGTCTGATGGAGGACGCGGGCGTCGACGCCGGGCGTCACATCATCCAGGGCGGCGCCGCCTTCGACCCGGCGGTCGCCGAGATCACCGGCGCCCGTTCGATGACGGAGGTCCAGGCCGAGTCCGCGGGCAACGCGGCGCAGCAGGCCGAGCGTGAGGTCTCCGAGCTCACCAAGGAGCTGGAGCGTGCGCAGCGCCGGGCGACCGAGCTGCGCGAGGAGGCCGACCGGCTGGTGGCCCGCGTGGCGCGCGAGCGCGGCGAGGACCCGGAGGCGGCCGTCGTCGCGTCCGCCGAGGCGGTCGTCGAGCAGGACGCCGTGGTGGAGGCGCCGGCCGAGGCCGCGGTGGCCGTGGTCACCGAGCAGCCCGCGGAGCGTCCCGCGTACGAGCCGCGGCAGCGCCGCGACGAGCGGGGCAACTACGAGCGCCGTGACGACCGTCGTGACGACCGCGGTGGCCGTTCCTTCGAGCGTCGCGACCACGACCGTGGCGGCTTCAACCGCGGCGACCGCGGTGGCTTCAACCGTGACGACCGTGGCGGCCGTTCCTTCGAGCGCCGTGACGACCGTCGCGACGACCGCGGTGGCCGTTCCTTCGAGCGTCGTGACGACCGCGGTGGCTTCAACCGCGACCGTGACAACAACCGCGGCGACCGCGGCGGCTTCAACCGTGACGACCGTGGCGGCCGTTCCTTCGAGCGCCGTGACGACCGTCCCTCGGGCGGCTTCCGTCGTGACGACCGTCGTGACGAGCGTCCCTCCGGCGGCTTCCGCCGTGACGACCGTCCCTCGGGCGGCTTCAACCGCGACCGTCGTGACGAGCGTCCCTCCGGTGGCTTCCGCCGTGACGACCGTCAGTCGGGCGGCTTCAACCGCGACCGTCGTGACGAGCGTCCGTCCACCCACCGCGGCAGCGACCGTCCGTTCAACCGTGACCGTCAGGGCGACCGCCCGGGCTTCCGCTCCGGTGGCCACGAGCGTCCGTACGGCCGTCGTGACGACCACCGCGGCACCGCGCCCGGCGCCGGCCGTCGCGACGACAAGCCCCGCTGGAAGCGCAACGGCTGA
- a CDS encoding HIT family protein, whose protein sequence is MTTPDCFTCSKEEQFDDLPPRECVVHDQHWRVAHSFNTAVPGWLVLLPRRHVAAVHDLTDAEASALGMWQVKLSRALRGLTGCAKTYVVQFAEAEGFAHVHFHIVPRMADLPPEHRGPGVFELLRRPEAEWVTPDQADRTARLLRARLQ, encoded by the coding sequence ATGACGACTCCCGACTGCTTCACCTGCAGCAAGGAAGAGCAGTTCGACGACCTTCCGCCACGCGAGTGCGTCGTGCACGACCAGCACTGGCGGGTGGCCCACTCCTTCAACACGGCGGTCCCCGGCTGGCTGGTGCTGCTGCCCCGGCGACACGTCGCCGCGGTCCACGACCTCACCGACGCGGAGGCGTCCGCTCTGGGGATGTGGCAGGTCAAGCTCTCCCGGGCGCTCCGCGGCCTGACGGGTTGCGCCAAGACCTACGTCGTCCAGTTCGCCGAAGCCGAAGGCTTCGCGCACGTGCACTTCCACATCGTCCCGCGCATGGCGGATCTGCCGCCGGAACACCGTGGGCCGGGCGTCTTCGAGCTGCTCCGGAGACCCGAGGCGGAGTGGGTGACGCCCGACCAGGCCGACCGGACGGCCCGCCTTCTCCGGGCCCGCCTCCAGTGA
- a CDS encoding dihydrofolate reductase family protein: MPYPYVLLSAAVSLDGFLDDTTPERLLLSSPADFDRVDAVRASVDAILVGAGTIRADNPRLLVNSPERRAARVAAGRPAYPLKVTVSGSGDLDPAANFWHTGGEKVVYTTEKGAERARALGIAADVVPLGPELDWRLLLAHLHDELGVRRLMVEGGGTVHTQLLQQGLADELQLVLAPLFVGDPDAPRLFGPGAYQGGRLRLVETRRIEDVVLHRYEPTAPGAGPLAAAADRHWLALACELAAQCPPSDTAFSVGAVIVAADGTELARGHSREAGDPVVHAEEAALAKLDPADPRLLAATVYSSLEPCARRSSRPAPCARLILDAGVRRVVTAWREPDTFVTAADGTGLLAAAGVDVLVLPECEERAKAPNRHLV, encoded by the coding sequence ATGCCGTACCCGTACGTCCTGCTGTCCGCCGCCGTCTCCCTCGACGGCTTCCTGGACGACACCACGCCCGAACGCCTGCTGCTCTCCAGCCCCGCGGACTTCGACCGGGTCGACGCGGTGCGGGCCTCCGTGGACGCCATCCTCGTCGGCGCCGGCACCATCCGCGCCGACAATCCCCGGCTCCTGGTGAACTCTCCCGAGCGCCGCGCCGCCCGGGTCGCCGCAGGCCGGCCGGCCTACCCGCTCAAGGTCACCGTCAGCGGCTCGGGCGACCTCGACCCGGCGGCGAACTTCTGGCACACGGGCGGCGAGAAGGTCGTGTACACGACCGAGAAGGGCGCCGAACGGGCCCGAGCGCTCGGCATCGCCGCGGACGTCGTCCCGCTCGGCCCCGAACTCGACTGGCGCCTCCTCCTCGCGCACCTGCACGACGAGCTCGGCGTCCGGCGCCTCATGGTCGAGGGCGGCGGAACCGTCCACACTCAGCTGCTCCAGCAGGGGCTCGCCGACGAACTCCAGCTCGTCCTCGCCCCGCTGTTCGTGGGCGACCCGGACGCGCCCCGCCTCTTCGGACCGGGCGCCTACCAGGGCGGCCGGCTGCGGCTGGTGGAGACACGGCGCATCGAGGACGTCGTCCTGCACCGCTACGAGCCCACCGCCCCCGGCGCCGGACCGCTCGCCGCCGCGGCCGACCGGCACTGGCTGGCCCTCGCCTGCGAGCTGGCCGCCCAGTGCCCGCCCTCGGACACGGCGTTCAGCGTCGGCGCGGTGATCGTGGCCGCCGACGGGACGGAGCTGGCGCGCGGGCACTCCCGCGAGGCCGGCGACCCGGTCGTGCACGCCGAGGAGGCGGCGCTCGCGAAGCTCGACCCCGCCGACCCCCGGCTCCTCGCCGCCACCGTCTACAGCAGCCTCGAGCCCTGCGCCCGCCGCTCCTCCCGCCCCGCCCCGTGCGCCCGCCTCATCCTGGACGCCGGCGTGCGCCGGGTGGTCACGGCGTGGCGCGAGCCGGACACCTTCGTGACGGCGGCGGACGGGACCGGCCTGCTGGCGGCCGCGGGCGTCGACGTCCTCGTGCTGCCGGAGTGCGAGGAGCGGGCGAAGGCCCCGAACCGACACCTGGTGTGA
- a CDS encoding amino acid permease, with product MTDDGTVGGSSPGNLSDEERLAQLGYTQVLARRMSAFSNYAVSFTIISVLSGCLTLYLFGMNTGGPAVITWGWVAVGLMTLFVGLSMAEICSAYPTSAGLYFWAHRLAPARSAAAWAWFTGWFNVLGQVAVTAGIDFGAASFLGAYLNLQFDFEVTPGRTVLLFAGILLLHGLLNTFGVRIVALLNSVSVWWHVLGVGVIVGALAFVPDKHQSTSFVFGEFVNNTGWGSGVYVVLLGLLMAQYTFTGYDASAHMTEETHDASTAGPKGIVQSIWTSWIAGFVLLLGFTYAIQSYDAALASPTGAPPAQILLDALGATAGKLLLLVVIGAQLFCGMASVTANSRMIYAFSRDGALPFSHIWHTVSPRTRTPVAAVWLAAGGALVLGLPYLINVTAYAAVTSIAVIGLYIAYVIPTLLRIRKGDAFARGPWHLGRWSKAIGVVSVAWVAVITVLFMLPQVSPVTWETFNYAPIAVLVVLGFAGGWWQLSARDWFLNPGHEKTLAREAARASTPGKPPNA from the coding sequence ATGACAGATGACGGCACAGTGGGCGGCAGCTCTCCCGGGAACCTCTCGGACGAAGAGCGGCTGGCTCAGCTCGGCTACACCCAGGTTCTCGCCCGCCGCATGTCGGCGTTCTCCAACTACGCGGTCTCCTTCACGATCATCTCGGTCCTGTCGGGCTGCCTGACGCTGTACCTGTTCGGCATGAACACCGGCGGCCCGGCGGTGATCACCTGGGGCTGGGTGGCCGTCGGCCTCATGACGCTGTTCGTGGGCCTGTCGATGGCCGAGATCTGCTCGGCGTACCCGACGTCGGCCGGCCTGTACTTCTGGGCGCACCGGCTGGCGCCCGCACGCTCGGCCGCGGCCTGGGCCTGGTTCACGGGCTGGTTCAACGTGCTCGGGCAGGTCGCGGTGACCGCCGGCATCGACTTCGGCGCCGCCTCCTTCCTCGGCGCCTACCTGAACCTCCAGTTCGACTTCGAGGTGACGCCCGGCCGGACGGTCCTGCTCTTCGCCGGCATCCTGCTGCTGCACGGCCTGCTGAACACCTTCGGGGTCCGCATCGTCGCCCTCCTCAACAGCGTGAGCGTGTGGTGGCACGTGCTCGGCGTGGGCGTCATCGTGGGCGCGCTGGCCTTCGTCCCCGACAAGCACCAGTCGACGTCCTTCGTGTTCGGCGAGTTCGTCAACAACACCGGCTGGGGCAGCGGGGTGTACGTCGTCCTGCTCGGCCTGCTGATGGCCCAGTACACCTTCACCGGCTACGACGCCTCCGCCCACATGACGGAGGAGACGCACGACGCGTCGACGGCCGGACCCAAGGGCATCGTGCAGTCCATCTGGACCTCGTGGATCGCCGGCTTCGTCCTGCTGCTCGGTTTCACCTACGCCATCCAGTCCTACGACGCCGCCCTCGCCTCCCCGACCGGCGCGCCGCCCGCGCAGATCCTGCTCGACGCGCTCGGCGCGACCGCCGGCAAGCTGCTGCTGCTCGTCGTCATCGGCGCCCAGCTGTTCTGCGGGATGGCGTCGGTGACCGCCAACAGCCGCATGATCTACGCCTTCTCGCGCGACGGAGCGCTGCCCTTCTCCCACATCTGGCACACGGTCAGCCCACGCACCCGCACGCCCGTCGCGGCGGTGTGGCTGGCCGCCGGCGGCGCGCTGGTGCTGGGCCTGCCCTACCTGATCAACGTGACCGCGTACGCGGCCGTGACCTCCATCGCCGTCATCGGCCTCTACATCGCGTACGTCATCCCGACGCTGCTGCGCATCCGCAAGGGCGACGCCTTCGCGCGGGGGCCGTGGCACCTGGGCCGCTGGTCGAAGGCGATCGGCGTGGTGTCGGTCGCCTGGGTGGCCGTCATCACCGTCCTGTTCATGCTGCCCCAGGTCTCCCCGGTCACCTGGGAGACGTTCAACTACGCCCCGATCGCCGTCCTCGTCGTCCTGGGCTTCGCGGGCGGGTGGTGGCAGCTGTCGGCGCGCGACTGGTTCCTCAACCCGGGGCACGAGAAGACCCTCGCCAGAGAGGCGGCACGGGCGAGCACACCCGGCAAACCGCCCAACGCGTGA
- a CDS encoding MarR family winged helix-turn-helix transcriptional regulator, producing MTTRWLTPEEQRAWRAYMAGYLLLEDAIDRHLQQEAGMPHLYYSILANLSESPERRLRMTDLAERLKITRSRLTYAVTRLEKDGLTRREECRWDKRGSVAVLTDEGLAVLEDVAPGHVETVRATLFDRLTPEQVGQLEEIFTQVAAGFQGEGGGEASPEDLPWRRRSSPCSGSGSGSGSGSGSGPE from the coding sequence ATGACGACCCGCTGGCTCACCCCCGAGGAGCAGCGCGCCTGGCGCGCGTACATGGCCGGCTACCTCCTCCTCGAGGACGCCATCGACCGGCACCTCCAGCAGGAGGCCGGCATGCCCCACCTGTACTACTCCATCCTCGCCAACCTGTCCGAGAGTCCGGAGCGGCGGCTGCGGATGACCGATCTCGCCGAGCGCCTGAAGATCACCCGCAGTCGGCTGACCTACGCGGTGACCCGCCTCGAGAAGGACGGCCTGACGCGGCGCGAGGAGTGCCGCTGGGACAAGCGCGGCAGCGTCGCCGTCCTGACGGACGAGGGCCTGGCGGTGCTGGAGGACGTGGCGCCCGGCCATGTCGAGACGGTCCGCGCCACCCTCTTCGACCGGCTCACGCCCGAGCAGGTGGGGCAGCTGGAGGAGATCTTCACCCAGGTCGCCGCCGGCTTCCAGGGCGAGGGTGGCGGCGAGGCCTCCCCCGAGGACCTGCCGTGGCGCCGGCGCTCGTCCCCCTGTTCCGGCTCGGGCTCCGGCTCCGGCTCCGGCTCCGGCTCCGGTCCAGAGTGA
- a CDS encoding GTP cyclohydrolase II, whose translation MPDTPAATQRARVRVPLRFHDGYSVDAELVTFHGLVDGQEHVAVVIGEPAPGSVPLVRLHSECLTGDAFGSARCDCGPQLREAVERIAATGGVLLYLRQEGRGIGLYNKLDAYALQDQGLDTYEANAALGLPEDDRDYTSAAQMLRALGITSLDLLSNNPDKAEQLRDLGIDVQHRVPTGVFTTPHNVRYLRAKVLQTQHTLPLASLTGLSAV comes from the coding sequence ATGCCCGACACCCCCGCCGCCACCCAGCGCGCCCGCGTCCGGGTACCGCTCCGCTTTCACGACGGCTACTCCGTCGACGCCGAACTGGTCACCTTCCACGGCCTCGTCGACGGCCAGGAGCACGTCGCCGTCGTCATCGGCGAGCCGGCCCCGGGCTCGGTCCCGCTGGTCCGGCTGCACTCCGAGTGCCTGACCGGCGACGCCTTCGGCTCCGCCCGCTGCGACTGCGGCCCCCAGCTGCGCGAGGCCGTCGAGCGCATAGCCGCGACGGGCGGCGTCCTGCTCTACCTCCGCCAGGAGGGCCGCGGTATCGGCCTCTACAACAAGCTCGACGCGTACGCCCTCCAGGACCAGGGCCTCGACACCTACGAGGCCAACGCCGCGCTGGGCCTGCCCGAGGACGACCGCGACTACACGTCGGCCGCCCAGATGCTGCGCGCCCTCGGCATCACGAGCCTGGACCTGCTGTCCAACAACCCCGACAAGGCAGAGCAGTTGCGGGATCTGGGCATCGACGTCCAGCACCGCGTGCCGACCGGCGTCTTCACCACCCCGCACAACGTCCGCTACCTGCGCGCGAAGGTCCTGCAGACCCAGCACACACTGCCGCTGGCCTCCCTCACCGGCCTCAGCGCGGTCTGA
- a CDS encoding metallophosphoesterase produces the protein MVRVRLPTAALRRLEPARRRNTVPELAAPPRPWLRAFGLTAVVLVGAWLGLLVVGNVRVPVGPMDTTMTLRPSFTGGTKINISPLGALSLDSHLAPVRLDVNVDQLDPARSQALVDHPERLSGLQDEVARDVEHGTLDLAVRSCVAVVSGATALGLAVYRRPRRALAAGGLALTLLAASGATAFATWNPNSVLEPRFSGLLSSAPSLVGNARSIVTEFDVYQQELARLVTNVTKLYDVTSTLPAYSPDPTTVRVLHVSDIHLNPASWKIISSLVEQYKVDVIVDSGDTMDHGSAAENGFLDPIATLGAPYVWVRGNHDSLVTQRYLQGMKNVHVLDAGRAVSIAGLRFAGIGDPQFTPDRSTAPGAAESQETAGARLAEALRAQRAAGAPADVAVVHEPSAARGTDGEVPLVLSGHLHHEQTEVMRKGTRLRVEGSTGGSGLRAVEGKYPDPIEASILYFDRGTRRLQAWDEIKLGGLGLTTAEVSRHLPKENQPGAAPSPGPSGPSPGSPSGPSPSPSAVPSGTASRKAP, from the coding sequence ATGGTCCGTGTCCGCCTCCCCACCGCAGCCCTGCGGCGCCTCGAGCCCGCCCGGCGCCGGAACACCGTCCCCGAACTCGCCGCTCCCCCACGGCCCTGGCTGCGCGCCTTCGGCCTGACCGCCGTCGTCCTCGTCGGCGCCTGGCTCGGACTGCTGGTCGTCGGGAACGTCCGCGTCCCCGTCGGCCCCATGGACACCACGATGACCCTGCGCCCCTCCTTCACCGGCGGGACGAAGATCAACATCTCCCCGCTGGGCGCGCTCAGCCTGGACAGCCACCTCGCGCCGGTCCGCCTCGACGTGAACGTCGACCAGCTCGACCCCGCCCGCTCCCAGGCCCTGGTCGACCACCCCGAACGCCTCTCCGGTCTCCAGGACGAGGTCGCCCGCGACGTCGAGCACGGCACGCTGGACCTCGCGGTCCGCTCCTGCGTCGCCGTCGTCTCCGGCGCCACCGCCCTCGGCCTCGCCGTGTACCGCCGGCCCCGCCGCGCCCTCGCCGCCGGCGGCCTCGCGCTCACCCTGCTGGCCGCCTCGGGCGCGACCGCGTTCGCCACCTGGAACCCCAACTCGGTGCTGGAGCCCCGGTTCTCCGGCCTGCTGTCCTCCGCGCCCTCGCTCGTCGGCAACGCGCGCAGCATCGTCACCGAGTTCGACGTCTACCAGCAGGAACTCGCCCGCCTGGTCACCAACGTCACCAAGCTCTACGACGTGACCTCCACGCTGCCCGCCTACTCGCCGGACCCGACCACGGTGCGCGTCCTGCACGTCTCCGACATCCATCTCAACCCCGCGAGCTGGAAGATCATCTCGTCGCTGGTGGAGCAGTACAAGGTCGACGTCATCGTCGACTCCGGCGACACCATGGACCACGGCAGCGCGGCCGAGAACGGCTTCCTGGACCCCATCGCCACGCTGGGCGCGCCGTACGTGTGGGTCAGGGGCAACCACGACTCCCTCGTCACCCAGCGCTATCTGCAGGGCATGAAGAACGTGCACGTCCTCGACGCCGGCCGCGCGGTCAGCATCGCCGGCCTGCGTTTCGCCGGCATCGGCGACCCGCAGTTCACGCCCGACCGCTCCACCGCGCCGGGCGCCGCCGAGTCGCAGGAGACGGCGGGCGCGCGACTGGCCGAGGCCCTGCGCGCGCAGCGGGCGGCCGGCGCCCCGGCCGACGTGGCCGTGGTCCACGAACCCTCCGCCGCCCGCGGCACCGACGGCGAGGTGCCCCTCGTCCTGTCCGGCCACCTCCACCACGAGCAGACGGAGGTCATGAGGAAGGGCACCCGGCTGCGCGTCGAGGGGTCGACCGGCGGCAGCGGTCTGCGCGCCGTGGAGGGCAAGTACCCCGACCCGATCGAGGCGTCGATCCTCTACTTCGACCGCGGCACCCGCCGCCTCCAGGCCTGGGACGAGATCAAGCTCGGCGGCCTGGGCCTGACGACGGCCGAGGTCAGCCGCCACCTCCCGAAGGAGAACCAGCCGGGCGCCGCGCCGTCCCCCGGCCCGTCCGGCCCGTCCCCCGGCTCGCCCTCCGGCCCCTCCCCGAGCCCGTCCGCCGTCCCGTCCGGGACCGCCTCCCGGAAGGCCCCGTAA